The following nucleotide sequence is from Borrelia sp. A-FGy1.
GGATACTTAATTAAAAAAAATAAAAATTGTTTACAAAAAATTAAAAATATTCTAGATTTAAAATATGTATTTTAGGGAGGCTTTGAGTGAATATTACAGATATAAGAATTAGGAAAGTTGATAATAAAAATCCCGGTTCTAAGTTATTGGCGTATGTTACAGTTACTTTTGATGATTGTTTGGTTCTTCACAATATTAGAGTTATTAGGGGACAGAAAGGTGTTTTTATTGTCATGCCTAATAGAAGAACTAAGTTAGGAGAATACAAAGATATTGTACATCCTATTAATCAAAGTTTTAGAGAAATTTTACAAACTTCTATTTTTAAAGAATATGTTAAGGAAAATCCTTCAAATCTTGAGCTTGAGTTAAGTTAATATAATATTATTGACAAAGAGTATTGTATTTTGTATTCTTTTGACTTGTAAGTAGTATAAGTATTTGGGACGTCGACAAGTGGTAAGTCAACTGGTTTTGGTCCAGTCATTCGAGGGTTCGAATCCTTCCGTCCCAGTATTTTGTTTAGGAGTTTTATTGTGGATAGTAGTAGGGTTTTAAGTTATGACAATCGTTTAGATTTTGGTTCTTCTTGTGCTCGTAGGATGAGATTGAAATCTGAGATACCGGCTGTTGTGTATGGAAAAGGGCGAGATATTCTTCACATAAAGGTTAAGAGTAATGAGTTTAATAAAAAATTTGGGAAATTTACTAATAATACGGTATTAATTTTAAGAGATGGAAATGTAGATAAATGTGTTTTTATTAAAAATGTTGACGAAAATCTTACTAAAAATTTTATTTATCATATTGATTTTTATGAAGTTGATCAATATAGAGGCATTGAAAGGTATGTTGATATTAAATTTGTTGGAGCTTCTATTGGTGTTAAGGAAGGCGGAACTTTAAGTGTAATTAATACCAAGATTAAAGTTAAATCTTTACCTTTAGAATTACCAGAATTTATTGAATTAAATTTATCTCCCATTAAGAGAGGAGATCAGGTAACTTTTAGGGATATTATACTTCCTAATAATGTTAATCTTTCTGAAGAGGATGAAGATTCAGTTATTTTACTTGTGAAGTAAAGAATTATGAATTTATTAATAGTTGGCCTAGGAAATCCTGGGTCTAATTTTTTTAATACTAGGCACAATGTTGGATTTGCTCTTGTGGATAAATTGATTTTAAATAATGGTCTTTCTTTGAGTAAGTCTAAGAATTATGAATATTCTGATTTTAGTATTGAAGGCAAAAGGATAGTTTTAATTAAGCCTTTAACTTATATAAATTTAAGTGGGGATATTTTTCCTTCTGTTTTTTTTAAATTTTATATGGATATATCTAATTTGTTGGTTATAGTTGATAATGTTGATTTGCGTTTAGGTAAATGTAGGCTTAGGAGAGAAGGGGGTTCGTCTACACATAATGGCCTTAGGTCTATTTCTAAAAGTCTTGGAAGTACAAAATATTGCAGGCTTTATATTGGTATTGGCAATAATAAAGAGAATAATCTGAGAAACTTTGTCCTTTCAAAATTTAGCAACAATGAATTAACATGTATTGAAAATGTTTTTGATTTTTTAAGTAAAGAGGTAATAGGCATTGATGAATTTAATTTTAAAGATAAAGTTGTAAGAATTAATTCTAGTAGTTTTTGATGTATTATAACAATATAAAAAAAAGAATAGAAGATTTTTATGAAAAGAATGCTTTAAGTAAGGGGAAAGTAATTGTTGCTTTTTCTGGAGGTGCGGATTCCACTGCTTTATTGCTGAATTTAAGAGAATATTTACATAATAACATAGTTGCATTCTATTTTGCGCACTACATAAGAACAGAGTGTGAACAAAGAAATGAAATAGAGCATATAGAAAATTTTTGCAATCTTTATGATATTACATTTCAAATAAAGCATTGTAGTATTGATATAAAGAAGGTGTCTAGAGAGTTGCGTATGTCAGTTGAGGAATTAGCTAGAAAATGTCGATACAATGCTTTGTT
It contains:
- the pth gene encoding aminoacyl-tRNA hydrolase, which codes for MNLLIVGLGNPGSNFFNTRHNVGFALVDKLILNNGLSLSKSKNYEYSDFSIEGKRIVLIKPLTYINLSGDIFPSVFFKFYMDISNLLVIVDNVDLRLGKCRLRREGGSSTHNGLRSISKSLGSTKYCRLYIGIGNNKENNLRNFVLSKFSNNELTCIENVFDFLSKEVIGIDEFNFKDKVVRINSSSF
- a CDS encoding 50S ribosomal protein L25/general stress protein Ctc, with the translated sequence MDSSRVLSYDNRLDFGSSCARRMRLKSEIPAVVYGKGRDILHIKVKSNEFNKKFGKFTNNTVLILRDGNVDKCVFIKNVDENLTKNFIYHIDFYEVDQYRGIERYVDIKFVGASIGVKEGGTLSVINTKIKVKSLPLELPEFIELNLSPIKRGDQVTFRDIILPNNVNLSEEDEDSVILLVK
- the spoVG gene encoding septation regulator SpoVG, whose protein sequence is MNITDIRIRKVDNKNPGSKLLAYVTVTFDDCLVLHNIRVIRGQKGVFIVMPNRRTKLGEYKDIVHPINQSFREILQTSIFKEYVKENPSNLELELS